From one Lycium ferocissimum isolate CSIRO_LF1 chromosome 5, AGI_CSIRO_Lferr_CH_V1, whole genome shotgun sequence genomic stretch:
- the LOC132058007 gene encoding uncharacterized protein LOC132058007 encodes MTDPAASVSTGLENIVISSDPPETSEHRTTMQHDEHIARLTQEIEDLRSELNRVRDLTNLSVTLQSPPPEPRTVAPNPPRFPSLESPVPEHFPPQNTAPANNNFPPPNPSSVYTTPQNQPPTYNTYATPNPPPVNPPNQSQVHTPYIPLPTNTNPPPTTTPLNPPNQLPTNTAYNTPPPVQNTPTVQTYPTQHIQGAHFATPNTQYVPPVYAAETQAYTNPVTVRFQPEVDQYEEMEKEAKARADDMLLKEIHSLKEAMRNLQVARGTKSVEYEDLCVQPDVDLPVGYKPPKFDTFNGTGDPHTHLRAYCDKLVGVGRDQNIRMKLFIRSLSGEALNWYTQQDVRKWRGWSDMAQDFMDRFSFNTDITPDRVYMTKLTKKSTESFREYALRWRSEAARVQPPMNDREMTATFIECQAGIFYEKMIGMMGQKFTEVVRMGEALEEGIKSGKIQDLTALQAVNKAIQSGSISGLKKKKEDVAAVMNVQGHKPSQATTYFNHPQPPFYPYHYVEPYQTPLSPYPVYNTQANYYQPRAPPHQNPRPYRLLKAAGVIQPIEGKIPDPIPRWFDGSKRCAYHYGVAGHDTEDCYGLKNKIEALIKEGAIQLTGARPNVDNNPLPTHENANVNMITVEEDGDVKAIVTSTFVAPAGTIQKQAPTKIAATTTHNTETPTIQDAEPGEILKNWTCTPSLVRRVLVD; translated from the exons ATGACTGATCCAGCCGCATCCGTTTCAACTggtttggaaaacatcgtgatCTCTAGTGATCCCCCTGAGACTTCTGAACACAGAACTACTATGCAACATGACGAACATATCGCCCGCCTGACTCAAGAAATTGAGGACCTACGTAGCGAACTAAATCGGGTTAGGGACCTGACCAACTTATCCGTTACACTCCAAAGTCCACCTCCTGAACCTAGAACTGTCGCACCAAATCCACCCCGTTTTCCATCACTTGAATCTCCAGTCCCTGAACACTTTCCTCCACAAAATACTGCACCCGCCAACAACAACTTTCCTCCACCAAATCCATCATCCGTCTATACTACTCCGCAAAATCAACCACCTACCTACAATACCTACGCTACTCCTAATCCACCACCCGTCAACCCGccaaatcaatcacaagttCACACTCCTTATATTCCGTTACCTACCAACACTAATCCGCCACCTACAACTACTCCTCTAAACCCACCAAACCAACTACCTACAAACACCGCTTACAACACACCACCTCCAGTCCAAAACACTCCCACTGTCCAAACTTATCCAACCCAGCATATACAAGGGGCACATTTTGCCACTCCTAACACGCAATATGTTCCTCCGGTATATGCAGCGGAAACACAAGCCTATACCAACCCAGTAACAGTCAGGTTCCAACCCGAAGTAGATCAATACgaggaaatggagaaagagGCAAAAGCAAGGGCAGACGATATGTTGCTAAAAGAGATCCACAGTCTCAAAGAAGCAATGAGAAACCTTCAAGTTGCTAGGGGAACTAAGAGTGTAGAATACGAGGATTTGTGCGTTCAGCCTGATGTTGACCTACCTGTAGGCTACAAACCGCCGaagtttgatactttcaatGGAACTGGCGATCCTCACACACACTTAAGGGCTTACTGCGACAAACTGGTTGGAGTAGGTAGAGATCAGAACATAAGGATGAAGCTATTCATCAGGAGCTTATCTGGTGAAGCCCTTAATTGGTATACACAACAAGACGTCCGCAAATGGCGTGGTTGGAGTGACATGGCCCAAGACTTTATGGACCGATTCAGTTTCAACACCGATATCACACCAGATAGAGTCTACATGACCAAGTTAACCAAGAAGTCAACTGAGTCGTTTCGCGAATATGCACTGCGTTGGAGGTCAGAAGCAGCTAGGGTTCAACCCCCGATGAATGACAGAGAAATGACTGCTACTTTCATTGAATGCCAGGCCGGcatattttatgagaaaatgataGGTATGATGGGACAAAAATTCACAGAAGTTGTCCGAATGGGTGAAGCCTTGGAAGAAGGAATCAAATCTGGGAAAATTCAGGATCTTACGGCTTTGCAAGCTGTAAACAAAGCCATTCAATCTGGTTCTATCAGTGGgcttaaaaagaagaaagaagatgtTGCTGCAGTCATGAATGTCCAAGGACATAAGCCAAGCCAAGCCACTACATACTTTAACCATCCACAACCACCTTTCTACCCTTACCATTACGTTGAACCTTACCAAACTCCACTATCTCCTTACCCTGTCTACAATACCCAAGCAAATTACTACCAACCCCGAGCACCTCCACATCAAAACCCACGTCCATATCGACT ATTGAAAGCAGCAGGCGTGATACAACCGATTGAAGGGAAAATTCCTGATCCCATTCCAAGATGGTTTGATGGTTCTAAACGTTGTGCATATCATTATGGAGTCGCCGGACATGACACTGAGGATTGCTATGGCctcaaaaacaaaattgaagccTTGATTAAAGAAGGAGCGATCCAACTTACTGGAGCTCGGCCCAATGTGGACAACAACCCTCTACCTACTCATGAAAATGCCAACGTGAACATGATCACTGTTGAGGAAGATGGAGATGTGAAAGCCATCGTGACATCAACCTTTGTCGCTCCCGCGGGAACAATCCAAAAACAAGCACCAACAAAGATTGCTGCTACAACTACTCACAACACCGAGACACCGACCATTCAGGATGCCGAACCAGGAGAGATTCTGAAGAATTGGACTTGTACTCCGTCCCTGGTTCGCCGAGTCTTGGTAGATTGA